The genomic DNA AATTTTACAGCATTTCCGTTCACCACATAGTTTGTCTCTTCAATAACGGATTGGACTTTTTTTCGTAAAGCATCGGACACGTAACGATCGTTATTTATCACTCTGGAAACGGTAGATTTGGATACTCCTGACATTTTTGCGATCTCTCGAATCGTAACGATGGGATTTTCCTCCTTTTCTCTTGACTTGGGACGCGTTCCAGTAGGTATACTTTCTTTTGAAAGGTGGTAATGGAATGACAATCAAAATGATCGCTGTAGATATGGATGGTACATTTTTGAATGATCAAAAGAAATACAATGAGGAACGCTTTAAGAAACTTTTTGACTTACTACAGGAAAAAGGAATAAAGTTTGTTGTAGCAAGTGGAAATCAATATTTCCAGTTGCGTTCATTCTTCCCTGATCTTTATAAAAGTATAGCATTCGTAGCAGAAAATGGGGCAAATATTTTAATTGGTGAAGACCATGTGTACAATGCAGAATTACGTCCTGAAAAAATCGTTCAGACATTAGATGTATTGGAAGAGTTAGCGCCAATGAACTTGATCTTATGTGGGAAACAGAGTGCCTATGTCTCTAATACGGTTTCTAAGGAGTTGTTTGAACGTGCAAGTTTTTACTACCCTAAGCTTGAGAAGGTAGATGACCTGTATACGTTAGCTAAGGGAGAAGAAACAATTTTCAAGTTTGCTTTATCCTTCGATGAGCAAGAAGCGGTAGAAAAACTAACAGCCTTAAAAAATTCTTTAGGAGAGGGATTGATACCGGTCTCTAGTGGTCATGGAGATATCGATTTGATCATCCCTGGTGTTCACAAATTAAACGGGTTACGATTGTTAGGCAAAAAATGGGGGATCAGTGATGATGAGATTGCTACATTTGGCGATAGCGGGAATGACTTTGAAATGATCCAACAGATCAAGCACAGTTTTGCTATGGAAAATGGACAGCCCAAGATCAAAGAAGCAGCTACGACGATTATAGGATCAAATAATACAGAGGCTGTACTCGATACGATCCAAGCAATTGTAGAAGAGAAATATACGTAACTTAGTGGTGATAAATTACCGAAACATTGAGCTATAAGAAATAAGGCGTCATCCACGAAAATTGTTTTTTAATTTTTTGTGGATGACGCCTTATTTTTTGAAGAGGTTACTTTTGTTCCAGCCGTTGATTTGGTTTTAGGTGGTGCAAGAGGGTTATTGTTCCAGACACTTGTGGTATTGATTTTTTAAGGTCTGTGTTTATTTTTTGATGATCATATTGATGGCTTGTTCCATTTTTTTTGCTTGTTCCTCCACACTGTTTTCTGGATGCTCCAAGCAGT from Enterococcus mundtii includes the following:
- a CDS encoding Cof-type HAD-IIB family hydrolase; translated protein: MTIKMIAVDMDGTFLNDQKKYNEERFKKLFDLLQEKGIKFVVASGNQYFQLRSFFPDLYKSIAFVAENGANILIGEDHVYNAELRPEKIVQTLDVLEELAPMNLILCGKQSAYVSNTVSKELFERASFYYPKLEKVDDLYTLAKGEETIFKFALSFDEQEAVEKLTALKNSLGEGLIPVSSGHGDIDLIIPGVHKLNGLRLLGKKWGISDDEIATFGDSGNDFEMIQQIKHSFAMENGQPKIKEAATTIIGSNNTEAVLDTIQAIVEEKYT